The Halichoerus grypus chromosome 15, mHalGry1.hap1.1, whole genome shotgun sequence genome includes a window with the following:
- the FXYD7 gene encoding FXYD domain-containing ion transport regulator 7 isoform X4, with product MATPTQAPTKVPQEPDPFYYDYDTVQTVGMTLATILFLLGILIISKKVKCRKADSSPTCKSCKSELPSSAPGGGGV from the exons ATGGCGACCCCGACCCAGGCCCCCACAAAGG TTCCTCAGGAACCTGACCCATTTTACTATG ACTACGACACTGTGCAGACGGTGGGCATGACTCTGGCCACTATATTGTTCCTGCTGggcatcctcatcatca GCAAGAAGGTGAAGTGCAGGAAGGCGGACTCCAG CCCAACATGCAAATCCTGTAAGTCGGAGCTTCCCTCCTCAG cccctggaggTGGCGGCGTGTAA
- the FXYD7 gene encoding FXYD domain-containing ion transport regulator 7 isoform X3, translating into MATPTQAPTKVPQEPDPFYYDYDTVQTVGMTLATILFLLGILIIISKKVKCRKADSSPTCKSCKSELPSSAPGGGGV; encoded by the exons ATGGCGACCCCGACCCAGGCCCCCACAAAGG TTCCTCAGGAACCTGACCCATTTTACTATG ACTACGACACTGTGCAGACGGTGGGCATGACTCTGGCCACTATATTGTTCCTGCTGggcatcctcatcatcatca GCAAGAAGGTGAAGTGCAGGAAGGCGGACTCCAG CCCAACATGCAAATCCTGTAAGTCGGAGCTTCCCTCCTCAG cccctggaggTGGCGGCGTGTAA
- the FXYD7 gene encoding FXYD domain-containing ion transport regulator 7 isoform X2: MATPTQAPTKVPQEPDPFYYDYDTVQTVGMTLATILFLLGILIISKKVKCRKADSRSESPTCKSCKSELPSSAPGGGGV; the protein is encoded by the exons ATGGCGACCCCGACCCAGGCCCCCACAAAGG TTCCTCAGGAACCTGACCCATTTTACTATG ACTACGACACTGTGCAGACGGTGGGCATGACTCTGGCCACTATATTGTTCCTGCTGggcatcctcatcatca GCAAGAAGGTGAAGTGCAGGAAGGCGGACTCCAGGTCTGAGAG CCCAACATGCAAATCCTGTAAGTCGGAGCTTCCCTCCTCAG cccctggaggTGGCGGCGTGTAA
- the FXYD7 gene encoding FXYD domain-containing ion transport regulator 7 isoform X1, whose product MATPTQAPTKVPQEPDPFYYDYDTVQTVGMTLATILFLLGILIIISKKVKCRKADSRSESPTCKSCKSELPSSAPGGGGV is encoded by the exons ATGGCGACCCCGACCCAGGCCCCCACAAAGG TTCCTCAGGAACCTGACCCATTTTACTATG ACTACGACACTGTGCAGACGGTGGGCATGACTCTGGCCACTATATTGTTCCTGCTGggcatcctcatcatcatca GCAAGAAGGTGAAGTGCAGGAAGGCGGACTCCAGGTCTGAGAG CCCAACATGCAAATCCTGTAAGTCGGAGCTTCCCTCCTCAG cccctggaggTGGCGGCGTGTAA